A window of Cryptomeria japonica chromosome 3, Sugi_1.0, whole genome shotgun sequence contains these coding sequences:
- the LOC131027882 gene encoding uncharacterized protein LOC131027882: MEANDSLRKQQEEYTAFEEKVKRTVYLDNLSPLVSIPILRNGLGQFGEVLNVKILPNYLEANNVAVSALVEMQNEREAANTVTEITENVFMIAGMPRPVRAMKAKIEMFPDRPTLPRRRIQCCWINSNDPNWNIVLTRKHFAMKHSLEAAQLLKHQREEEEKLGAQQEATLTSKYKTYESIQGLINDGFLGRLYRRYKLHKI, encoded by the exons ATGGAGGCAAATGATTCATTGAggaaacaacaagaggaatatactGCATTCGAAGAGAAGGTAAAGAGgacagtgtatctggacaatctttcaCCACTGGTAAGCATACCAATCCTCAGGAATGGACTTGGACAATTTGGTGAGGTATTAAATGTGAAAATCTTACCAAATTATTTGGAGGCAAACAATGTTGCCGTGAGTGCTTTAGTTGAAATGCAAAATGAACGTGAGGCTGCAAACACAGTGACAGAAATTACAGAAAATGTATTCATGATTGCTGGCATGCCAAGACCAGTGAGAGCGATGAAAGCAAAAATTGAAATGTTTCCTGACCGTCCAACACTCCCTAGAAGAAGAATTCAGTGCTGTTGGATCAATTCCAATGACCCCAATTGGAATATTGTCTTAACACGGAAGCATTTTGCCATGAAACATTCCCTAGAAGCTGCACAATTATTGAAG catcaaagagaagaagaagaaaagctaggaGCACAACAGGAAGCCACCCTAACAAGTAAATATAAAACATATGAATCAATTCAAGGCTTAATTAATGATGGGTTTCTAGGTCGTTTATATAGACGCTATAAACTTCATAAGATATAG